From the genome of Geobacter sp. SVR, one region includes:
- a CDS encoding TraR/DksA C4-type zinc finger protein, which translates to MDDVDRAQVVNEDFQAFVLQQQQAGREPGNYTGSACLDCGDEIPTARRLAVPGCRRCINCQTLHEHWRI; encoded by the coding sequence ATGGACGACGTCGACCGCGCCCAGGTGGTGAATGAAGACTTCCAGGCGTTTGTTCTGCAGCAGCAACAAGCCGGGCGGGAACCGGGAAATTACACCGGTTCCGCCTGTCTGGACTGCGGAGACGAAATCCCCACAGCGCGCCGGCTGGCAGTACCCGGCTGCCGCAGATGCATAAACTGCCAGACACTACACGAGCACTGGAGGATTTGA